A single Roseinatronobacter monicus DNA region contains:
- a CDS encoding branched-chain amino acid ABC transporter permease, producing MSDTLLFAMEATLNGLTAGVMYALVALGFVLIFKASGIFNFAQGVMALFAALTLVGFQSGQIPFSHLINAMFGTRLHHFGWNMPTLLAIPATVLVMILLAILVERYILKHLVNQEPIILFMATIGLAYFLEGVGDIMWGAEVKALDVGLPKGMSGAVDDTTFAWFGYGFYIDRLEIWAAGIAALLVAALTVFSQYTKQGRALRAVADDHQAALSVGISLRFIWVLTWSIAGIVALVAGIMWGSKSGVQFSLSLIALKALPVLILGGFTSIPGAIIGGLIIGVGEKLFDFFMSPIIGGATENWFAYMLALVFLLFRPQGLFGERIIERV from the coding sequence ATGTCTGATACGCTGCTTTTCGCAATGGAAGCCACACTGAACGGCCTGACGGCGGGTGTGATGTATGCGCTGGTGGCGCTTGGCTTTGTTCTGATCTTCAAGGCCAGTGGTATTTTCAATTTTGCCCAAGGGGTAATGGCGCTGTTTGCAGCCCTGACGCTTGTCGGGTTTCAGTCGGGGCAAATCCCTTTCTCGCATCTGATCAACGCGATGTTTGGCACAAGGCTGCATCATTTCGGATGGAACATGCCCACATTGCTGGCGATCCCGGCGACTGTGCTGGTCATGATCTTGCTGGCTATTCTGGTGGAACGCTACATCCTGAAACACTTGGTCAATCAGGAACCAATCATTCTGTTCATGGCGACCATCGGTCTGGCCTATTTCCTTGAAGGTGTCGGTGACATCATGTGGGGGGCCGAGGTCAAGGCGCTGGATGTCGGCCTGCCCAAGGGCATGTCGGGCGCGGTTGATGACACGACATTCGCTTGGTTCGGATATGGCTTTTATATCGACCGACTGGAAATCTGGGCCGCTGGTATTGCGGCACTGCTGGTCGCAGCGCTGACCGTGTTTTCGCAGTACACCAAGCAAGGCCGCGCGCTGCGCGCCGTGGCAGACGACCATCAGGCAGCGCTGTCGGTGGGCATCAGCCTGCGTTTCATCTGGGTGCTGACATGGTCGATTGCGGGCATTGTGGCGCTGGTTGCCGGGATCATGTGGGGGTCAAAATCAGGGGTGCAATTCTCGCTCTCGCTGATCGCGCTCAAGGCCCTGCCGGTGCTGATCCTTGGCGGGTTCACCTCGATCCCCGGCGCGATCATTGGCGGGTTGATTATCGGCGTGGGCGAAAAGCTGTTCGACTTCTTCATGAGCCCCATTATCGGCGGGGCCACTGAAAACTGGTTCGCCTATATGCTGGCGCTGGTCTTCCTGCTGTTCCGTCCACAAGGCCTGTTTGGCGAACGAATTATCGAGAGGGTCTGA